In Edaphobacter aggregans, the sequence GGAAACCCGTCGCTCCGAAGCCTCAAGACACAGAGGTGTGGGAGCCGGTGCCCAAAGTAGTGACGCCGGGCTCGACCGACGCAGCGCCGCCCTCCGACGCGATCGTGCTATTCGACGGGAAGGATCTCAACGAGTGGGTCTCCGCTCAGGATGGGACGCCGGCCAGATGGATCGTCGCTAATGGCGTACTGACCGTAAACAAGGCTCCGGGTGTTGGGAACATCCAAACCAAGCGGACCTTTAAGAACTACCAACTCCACATTGAATGGAAGATTCCCGAGAACGTTACCGGCACTGACCAGGCCCGCGGCAACAGCGGAGTGTTTCTCGCCTCCACTGGGCCCGGCGATGCCGGATACGAGCTACAGGTTCTCGATTCGTACAACAACAAGACCTATGTCAACGGTCAAGCTGGGAGTATCTACAAGCAGGGCATTCCGCTGGTGAACCCGAACCGCAAGCCCGGTGAATGGCAGACCTACGATGTCGTGTGGACCGCCCCAACGTTCAACGCTGACGACTCATTGAAGACACCGGCTAATGTGACAGTCTTCTTCAATGGCGTGCTCGTGCAGAATCACTTCGAGTTGAAAGGGCAGACGCTGTATATCGGCCAGCCTTTCTACAAGAAATACGACACTGGTCCGATCAAGCTGCAGGCGCACGGCGACCACAGCGAACCAATTAGCTTCCGCAATATTTGGGTAAGGGAACTGAACTAACGCACGCTAAAAAGAGCTCAGGAGCCGATCATGCGTAACTTCGCGCCCATTTCAAGCCTTCCATTGCGACCGAACCGGCGCACCTTTTTGATGGGAGCCGGAGCAGCGATGCTGGTACCCGGAAGTGCCTGGGCGCGCACCGGCCGCGCCTCCGCCTCAAATCGCATTACCATCGGCGTCATTGGATGGGGCATGATGGGGCCAGCCAACACTAAGGCCTTTCTGCTCCAGGATGATTGCCAGGTCGTAGGAGCCTGTGACTTGCACAGCGGTCATCTGCAGAGCGCCGTGGATACCATCAACAGCCGCTATGGGAACAAGGATTGCAAGGCATATTACGATTATCGCGAGATGCTAGCGCGAGATGATATTGATGCTGTAATGATTGCGGTGCCAGATCAATGGCACGCACTCATCGCGACGGAAGCCGCAGCCAGAAAGAAAGATATCTACGGCGAGAAGCCGCTAGCGCGCACCGTTGCGGAGCAACAGGCGATCGTCAGAGCGGTTCAACACAATGGCGTCATCTGGCAGACCGGCTCCTGGCAGCGCTCGCTCCCGTCGTTTCATAAAGCAGCGGAAATCGTCCGCAACGGTCTCATCGGAAACGTCATTCGCGTAGAGGTCGGCTTGCCCGGCGGCCATCATGACTTCCCCGGCACCGTTCCCGCATTGCTGCAGAGGCTTTCGTCTTTGCCGGATAAGATCACCAGCCCAGCAGAACTCGTGCCGGGAACCGCCGGATGGGATCTAGCCGTAACCGAGCCTCCAGTGGAACTGGACTATGACAAGTGGCTTGGCCCCTCGAAGGCCGAGCCCTACATTGACGCGCGCGTCTACCAGAATTGGCGCTGGAACTACAACACTGGCGGCGGACAGTTATTGGATTGGATCGGCCACCACGGTGACATCGCGCATTGGGGTCTGGGATTCGATCTCACCGGCCCTTCGGAGATTGAAGGCTATGGCGAGTTCCCGCCGTCGAATGCGGCCTGGAATACTGCGACCAAATACCATATCGAATGCAAATACCGTAAGGAAGTTACGCACTATCCGGTCGACGTCGCAATGACCATATCCGGTGGTTCTCCCGCAATCGGCATGGGAACAAAATGGATTGGGACAGACGGTTGGGTGTGGGTGGATCGATCAGGATTCGATGCGTCCAATCCCGCATGGATCAAGGGCGATTCCCTCCCTGAAGAAATCCGCAAAGTAAAACTCTATGAATCCCCTGAGCATCGGCGTAACTTCCTCGACTCGGTGAAATCCCGCAAACCTACGATCACTCCAGTCGAGACTGCGCATCATTCCACCCTTCCCGGGCATCTTGGCCTCATATCCATGCTCGTCGGACGAAAAATCCAATGGGATGTGGCTCAGGAAAAAATAATGAACGATAGTGCCGCCAGCGAATTGCTTTCGCGGCCATATCGGGCTCCGTGGAGATTCCCCGGATGAAAATTCCCTGTCCTGATCTCCCCAGGAACACGGCCGACGCTGCTAAGACTCGTATAAACACTGGGTGATATAGCGTATCGTGGGTGAGAAGGGCGGGGATTCCTGTGATTTTCCCTGATAGCGGAGAATTTTGTTGTGATCAGCGTGCTGTAGGGGCGCGGCGTTCGATGCTCGCGCCGTTAAACCAAAGTTCAGCCGTCGCCGTCTGATCTGAGAAGGGACCCCACCGCCCGCTGCGAAAGGCTTTCGAAGGGATCCACGCACCAATCTCACCTCCATCGCCGGCAACGGGCTCAAAATGCCGCATGTCGCCCAAGCCTGCAATGGAGATCGATGATAACTGCTGATGGTGGATGCCGCTTCGGATATTCGTTATGGGTCGAATTTGATAAGCAATAGAGCATTCGGGCTCAGCTGGAGCTTGAGCTGTCCATTCTGAAGCTTCGTTCGTTCGGGGTCGGGGAGCGCCGATTCGCGGTTCAATTGTTCTATCTGAGCGGGTGTTGGGTTGAGAGGTTTGCCCATGGCTGCATAGTGCTTTAAAACATTCCCGTGCTCTTCATCGACACGCTGAATCGTGACGTTAGCTTCCTCGGGGATCCCTCTAAATGTGAACTCAATGGTCTGAACCAAACCATGTTGATCAGGTTCGACCAGATTCCAGGCGGCTATTGCAAGACGTCCATCCTTTGTCTTTGTAACGATTATGTCCTTTGATGTGCTTGCAATACGCCTGTCTCCAAGCTGATGCAGGAGACCGTACCCATAGTAGCTGGGCTTGTTGATTCCCCCCTTTGCACGAAGCCCGAACATGCCAATGAACGGTCGGTCGATCGGTCCACCTTCCTCAAACACATCGGAGAACGTCCAGAAGGAAAGTTCCTCCACCTTACCGTCGCACTGTCTCACGGTATTGGCTACTGCGGGTCCGACGTAGATGGTGTCTCGCGCCTCCATCTTTCCGGGGACGTTCCACTCGGTCCAGTACAGTGGCAACTGCGGCATCGCTGATTGATGAATCTGCTCTCTCACTTTTTCGACAGCGCGGCAGACGCGCTCGCTCATGGGAATATCCTCATCTGTTCCGAATAGATCCAGGACTGTATCGTCGGCATATCCATGCGTAGAAACAAAGTCGACGGGAACTTTATTTGCCGCAGCATGTTTTAGAAAGTCATCGACCCAGGATGCAGCGGCAGTGGCCGGGCCTCCGACTCGCAGCCGGGGATTTACGCTCTTCAAATCGCGGGCTGTGTGGTCATAGAGTTCAAAGTAGGATCTCTGCCGTGGAACACCGCCCCAGAAATCGATATTCGGCTCGTTCCAGACTTCGAAGTACCAGCTTGCAACCTCGTCGATACCGTAACGGTCGACAAGGTGCTGGGCGAAATGGGTCATCAGATCGTCCCATCTCTCTATGCTCTTGGGCGGTGAAACATTCTGCTTGTACCAGAAGGCATGCAGGGCATCTGGATTGAAGGCCAACTTCTTGGGCATAAAGCTTATCTCGACAAATGGGCGTACCCCATTCTTCAGTAGTCCATCGTAGATCTGGTCTACGTATGCGAAGTTGTAGACCGGGTTGCCGCGCCCATCCTCGTTGTAGACACCCACCTCATCGTGCAGGATGGCGTGGAAACGCACGTAGCGAAAGTCGGTCACCTGCTTTACGGCACGCAGGTCTTCGCGATAGCTCTCGCGTAGAGTGAGAATCGCGCGTCCCGATCCAAACATTTGCTCCCAAAAATGCGGAAAGGGTGTGGTCGGGGCCGTCGCGTCGATCTGGATGTGCTCCTGCCCTATGGCTTGTAGATTCGAGAGCGGGCTTATAACGAGCAATATCCACACGCCCAGAACAAGGAATCTGACTGTCAATCTGTCGCGCATTGTGTCTTTCTAGCGGCCGCACCTTCTGCCTGAGACGGCTCCGCGTTATACAAATGGCCTGATAAAGAGGAGGGTGCCCTTGAGGAGCACCCTATCCATGATGGTCGACAGTTCTGCCTAGAAGCTGAACCGTGCCTGTAAGCTGACGGTTCGCGATCCAAGGGCTCTCTGAGCCTGTCCAAAGTTCAATAGCATGATGTCATTCGTGATGCTGGTCGGATCGAAGTTCAAATTGTTAAAGAAATTGAAAGCATCGGCGCGGAACTCAAACTTCGCGTTCTCTCCTAGAACCGGGAGCTTCGGCAGACCAAATGCCTTCGCAAGGCTGACATCAAGATCTCGGTAGCCTGGACCGGTTAATGAATTACGCGCCACTCCTGGCGATTGCGGAACGGAAGAGGTCCCAGGAAACGCGACTGCTGGGGTAAAAGTGGGTGCCAAGAAGTACGGTTGCCCAGAACCGGCCAGCGGGAAGTTCTTATTCTGATTATTTCCCACACCAGGCCCGGACTTAAACGCACCATTACTTGTATCGTGCCCCGCACCACCGAGATAAGCAGCAGGCCGCAACTGAGAATAGCCGCTGCCTTGGAAGTAAAGGGTATTACCTTGATTGTTGATATTGGGAACATTGTAGACAGGGGTCCATGGAAATCCGGTATGAATATTCAGGATGCCGCTCAACGACCATCCGCCAACTACCTTTTCCAGCCAACCATGGCTGCCGCGGAAGAACACAGGCTGCCATAGAGCATAGAGCTTAAACGCTTTTCCTACATTGTAGTCGGAGCGTCCGCGTGCATAAGCTTGGAAGTACGGATAGGGATCTCTCTGATACGGTCCCGAACCGTCATCCATACTTTTGGCCCAGACGAACTGTGCGTCCGCCATAAATTGATGCGAGAAACTGTGTTTCAATCCAAGCTGAAGTGCGTTGTTATTCGACGCACCTTGATTGTTGAAGTAATTCACATTGGTCACGAGAGGATTCAATGGAATCCTTTGGGCCGCTGCTAGAACGTAGGCATCTGAATTCGTGATGATATGGCGCGCCGTGCTGCCGTAATATCCCACCGTGGCAATCAGCTGATGACCAAGATCGTATTGGGTATCCAGCGAATAGTGGTGGGTATACGCCGTAGGAAGGTTGGCTGGAAATGCCGTAACTCCGACACCCCCACCGGTTGGAAGGTTGACGGAGTTAAATGTTGTGACGGTATGGGGATTCGGCGGGTACCCAAATAGAGAATGCGGATCGCTTGCAACTGCATAAACAATGTTCGGGTTGATATTGCTGGGCGATTGGCTGGCAAACCCCGGCGAAACCGTCGAGGGCGGATTGCTACTTGCATTCCCAGAGATCGCGATCTCTTCCTGATTGAAGTTGAGGCCGTAGCCACCTCGTACCACGAACCGATCGTGAAATATCTCAGGACTCCAGGCGAATCCAAGTTGTGGACCGAAATTCCCCTTCTGTGCACTCCATAGGTTGCCGCCAATCCGGATGCTCATTCCAGTGAACATGCTTGATCCACTACCAAACTGAACTGAATTCAGGTTGTCTTGTTTAGTTGAGAGCGGTCCAAAGTAGGAATAGCGCAATCCGGCGTTGACGGTGAGATTGTGCCGAACCTTCCAGTCATCCTGAATGAAAAATCCATAGATGGTGACTCGATTGTCCTGCCGATGCGCAGTCGGTATACCCGTGAGCGGATCGAAGGTGCCACCCTGGAAGTGCGGTGCGTCGTTGAGGAAGGCCCAGATATTGTAGAAGTTGTAATTAGGCCGCGCCGAACCGGTTGACTCGTTCAGATAGTACAGTCGTGTGACTTCTCCGCCAAACTTAAGCGTATGGTTGCCGGCTACTTTGGTTGCCACGTCCTTATAGGTGTATGTCCACTGGTTGAAGACGCTTGGCCCGGGGGCGCCGAAGGTAATTAGACCAGTGCTGGGAATGCTGCCGATTTGGTCGATCTGTGCCTGTGGCAAGCCGAATGGCATCTGCGGATTTGAATTGACCTCATTCCAGCGCCACCCTGCCGCATTGGCACGAGCCTCATTGAGGAACGATGGTGAAAAGGTATGGTTCCAGATACCTGCAAATGCGTTGTTGATCGCATCATGATGAAAAAGGTTGTACGCACGGATGGGGCCGTTGAAATTGGTAGTGCTGACGGGAACCCAATAGATAGCAAAGCTCGCATGGTCTCTCTGGGTAACATTAGCGTCGAGACGGCCGTTGTACTGAACCTCAGTAGTCGACGTTGGATTCAAAGTCGTGAAGTTTGCAATGTCGGCGACATTCGTCAATCCGCTGCCAACGCCAGGATTGCCGGAGCCCGTCCATGTAAGGTCTTGCGTTCCCAGCGGCGATGTCAGTGGGGATCCGAGATTCAAACCTTGCCCAGGGATTGTCCGGCAGTTCACATTTTCAACGAGTCCAATATTTGCGCACGTTTCATTAATCATTCCTGCGGCACTCACGCCTGCGCCGGGAAAGGTCAGAAATTGTGATGAGATGCTGTTGGGAGGCCCCAATTTATCGAAAGCCGAGGTCTCATACCACGCGGTTGAGGTGGTTGACGCGCTGAGTCGTATCGTCTCATACGCGAAAAAAGCAAAGATTTTATCTTTCCAGATAGGGCCGCCGACGCTGCCACCAATTTGGTTGAATTGCTGCGTATCCCTCAGTAGACCTCGCTCTGCAGGTGTGCCTGGTTGCAGTGAGCCTGGCCCGTTATACGGCTGATAAGCGTTCAGCCCCGGACGATTCGCCCTGAAGAAGAAACTGCCGTGAAAGTTATTCGTGCCGCTCTTAGATGTGACCTGAATCTGCGCACCGCTAAAACGGCCATTTTCCGCGTCGTATCCGTTGGAAACTATTTTGACGTTATCAACGGAATCTTCGTTGGGCGTGATCACGGTCGTTCCTCCCCACACCGCACTGACCGTGCTGATGCCGTCAATTGAAATGGAGTTTGTCTCGTATTGGCCGCCATTCGCAACGGACTGAGGACCGTTCTCAGTTTGGAATATTCCGGCGCCGGCGCCTGTTCCACCTGGACCCTGTGTGCCGGGAAGATTATTAGTGCCGCCGCCCGCTGCCTGTGATCCATTGCCAAAGACGCCGGGGGCCAGTTGTACAAACTGGAAGACATCCCGCCCGAATGAGGGCATGTGCTGAATCTGATTGCTGGTGATGGTTCCTCCAATGGAGGCAGTCTGGGTATCCAACGATGGCACCTGAGAGGCATCTACGGTGATCGTCTCTGTTGCTCCACCGATCTCCAGTTGCACATTTAATGCGTTTGACTGTTCGGGGATCAACTGTAAATCATTGAGAATTTTTTTCTTGAAGCCTTTGCTCTCTATAACTAGTGAAAAATGATCCGCGGGTAAAGCATTGAAATTGAAGACGCCGCTTCCACTACTCGTTCTTATAAGGGTCTCGTTGGTTGACATGTTCTTCAGGGTTAGGGTTGCGCCTGGGACGACTTCTCCCTGAGGATCGGTTACAACGCCTTGGATTGATGTCCGAAACTGGGCAAAAGCTGTTGCCGAGACCAGACAGCCTGCTAGGGACAGCAAAATCATCCCAAAAAGGATCCGAGAGACGACTACGTTCCACGTCCATGGACCATGAACACCACGCAAAGAATCTTGCATAATGCCTCCATAAACTCGAACTCTGGTTAATTGTCATGTCACGGCTGCGCAACACGCCTCGTACTTAATGGCCTGTTTCGTGCATGCTCGCCGACGTCAGCGCAAACGATTGCGCTTCGGGTAAAAGGTATATACCCCACAAGTAACGATGGTCAAACAATGGACCACAATTTTGGGATTTGAGGATTCGAACTGGACAGCATCGGATAGTGGCCACTCATTGGTATTACTGTGTGTCCTCAGCTCAAACGGCTCCGTGAACCACGGCTTCTTCGATAGTGGGGACCTCTTCACCACAATTGATTTTTCGTAGTTCCACGCAGAAAGCCGCCGTAATCCATACCTATGGACGAGATCGTTGGGCGCTAGGACGATGAAGATTATCTTGGAAAACGCCGCTGGGTTCACCACATCGATTTCCCGACGCGACCTCCCGAAGTCGTCTCTTGCGGCATTGGATGAATGTCGACGGCGATCGCCGCCATATCCTCGTTAGTTTCACCATGGTTAGTCCATTGCACCTTCGCGCACCCAATTCTCGTCGACAAGCTGCTCCACGATCTGCGAGACGGCGCTTTGTCCAAGCCCGAACGTTGCGCTAGATTAGCGCGAAATGGGTTGGTCCGGATTAACTCGAGCACAATATCCCGGTCGATGACCCGTGCCGTCTCACTCGACGCGAGCCGTAATTCAGTCAGGTCAGAACCTCTGATGTTAAGCATGCAATAAACCACTCCGACCAAAAATAAGCGAAGCATATCGGCAGCTGTTATCAAATTTGTTTTTACGACGAACGAAATATAACCCCGACAGCTTTTAAGGAAACGGCCATTGGAACGATAGAAAAGTAGCAGCGAAATGGGGCGGGGGTGTTAGCGGTTTCATCGCAGTCATTTGGCAATCGGTGCTAATAAAACTTGAGTTAGTTAGATTCGAACCGAGTCTCCGCTGCTGGATATGGCTACTTCCGATTTTTCGGGTCTGGGTGCATGCGAAAAGCCGCCTACATCGCAAGTTGGAGTTTTTTTCTTGACAGGGCAGAAACCGCACCCATATAGTCTCGGTCGCTAACAAAATTGAAATTGAAGGTTAGATTGAAGCGACACGGATTCGCTCGCGGAGCTCGTTTGTTGGCGGAATTTTTAGGAGGCAACATCAATGAATAACGCAAGTGGCGTTCTTGGCAGGCGAGGACTGAGTCGAGACCTGCACCAACTCTGTGGAACAGGTCGATGGGTCCTTCCTCTCATCGTGGTCACGTTCTTACTTTTGTCCGCGTCCCTGACCCACGCGCAAACCACAGCTCAATTGACGGGTATCGTGCAGGATGCCTCGGGAGCTGTGATTCCTGGGGCCCAAATAACGCTGACCGATGAATCGACCAGAACTTTGCGCATCGTAGAAACGAATCGCCAGGGATTGTATGCCTTTCCCGCGCTAGTGCCTGGCTCCTACATGGTGAAGGTCAGTGCGAAAGGTTTCCAACCCAAGGAGATTACTGGAATCACGCTGCATGCCGGAGACGAACGAACTGTCCCTGCGTTTGCGCTGACGGTGGGCTCACCTGATACGACAGTTGTAGTCGAAGCATCAGGCGATCTGATTCCCACGGACAACGGAGCGCGCACCAACGTCCTAGACTCCAAACAGATCGAGAACCTGGCTCTTGCTGGCCGCGATACGACAGAGCTGCTGAAAGTGTTGCCGGGTGCGACAACAGTCTCCTCCGGCCTAACCCAAAACGCTCCGATGTATAACGATCTAAATGTCTCCGTACAGCAGAGTGCAATCGGCAACGGGATCAATATCAATGGCGCGGTAAATCGTGGCGGTACGGCGTTGCTGGCTGATGGAGCCAACATCATCGACCCGGGCAACATGGCGTCGTCGGTCTCGATTGTCAACCCGGAAATGACCTCGGAGGTCAGCGTCCAGGCGTCGAACTTCGGTGCTGACACACCGTTTGGCCCAGTAGTTGTAAGCACTATCAGTAAATCGGGGGGTGAGCGGTATCACGGCGAAGCCTACTTCAACGCACGGAACAGCGCCCTGAACGCGAACGACTGGAGAAGCAATCATCAGGGAGTCGCGCAGGGACCCCAGCACTATTACTATCCCGGTGGTAACTTCGGCGGTCCGGTACCGGGTACAAACAAGAAGCTCTTCTTCTGGGGCGGCTATGAAAAGTGGCTTCAGAACCAAGGCAACTCAAATGTCTTGACGTCTTATATACCCACTCCGGAGATGATGGCGGGAGATTTCAGCACCGATAACGCCGACAACCTAGCCCTTTGCCCCAACGGATTTTTCGCGACTCCGAAGAGCAGCTACCCGCAGGGTCAATGGTGCGGTGATCTTTCCGGAACGGTCTATGCAGACGGCTCTACTGCGAATCCTACTCCGGCTCCTTACGGAAGCCAGGGTGGAAATGTGGGCCAGAAGATACCTGCTCAGTTCATTGATTCTGGCGCGGCAGCACTGGCCAAAATCTGGCCCAAGGCCAACGCGAACCCGGCAACCTCTGTCGGCAATGTCAACTACTATCAGCCCATTCCAAACCTGAACAATGGATGGATGTATCGCGTTCGGGTCGACTATCAACTGGGGGAAAATACAAAGATCTACGGGTCTTATCAGCAGGCATACGACTCGCAGCTGGCGCAGGGCAATGGAGCGCACCTGTACTGGACGCCTGGCAATGCCATACCCTACCCGGGCGGCGGCGAGTCCGAGGCTTTCTCCGGCAAATCGCTGGCAGGGCACTTCGTACACAACTTCAACGCCACAACGACCAACGACTTCATGGCGGCATGGGCCTTCGGCAGCTTCCCTTTTGTCCAGCCTAACCCGTCGGCGGCCTACCGGAGCACATTAGGCTATACCTACGGCAAGGTCTTTCAGACCGCCTCTTCCAACATCCCTGCCTACAGCAGCGCCGGAAACTTTAGCTTCCCGGATTTCTCGCAGGCTTCTATCTTTGACAACCCTCCAGGGAAATATGCAGTCCGCAAGGAAGCTCCACAGTTCAGTAATACGCTGACCAAAGTTTGGGGCGCTCATACGGTGAAATTGGGCGCATTCACGCAGACCACCGATAACTACCAGAGCACCTTTAGCACAAACCAGGATGGATCCCTCACCATTCGCGCGGGTCAGAGCACGAATATCATCACCGGAAACCAGCTTGGCTCGCCTCAGAACCCCGTGGCCAACTTCACGATGGGGATACTATCGGGCTACAGCGAAAACAACTCGTCTCCCATTGCCGATACTGCATACCAGGCAACAGCGGTATTCGTGTCCGATAACTGGAGAGCAACCAAACACCTGACTCTTGAGCTGGGCGTGCGCGTGGAGCACATAGGCCACTGGTATGACCGTGATCACATTGGCATGGCGGTCTTCTATCCTGATCGGGTACTGGCTGACTACAACGGTGGCAAGTACGCTCCGGGATATTACTGGCACGCCATCGATGCGGGC encodes:
- a CDS encoding Gfo/Idh/MocA family protein encodes the protein MRNFAPISSLPLRPNRRTFLMGAGAAMLVPGSAWARTGRASASNRITIGVIGWGMMGPANTKAFLLQDDCQVVGACDLHSGHLQSAVDTINSRYGNKDCKAYYDYREMLARDDIDAVMIAVPDQWHALIATEAAARKKDIYGEKPLARTVAEQQAIVRAVQHNGVIWQTGSWQRSLPSFHKAAEIVRNGLIGNVIRVEVGLPGGHHDFPGTVPALLQRLSSLPDKITSPAELVPGTAGWDLAVTEPPVELDYDKWLGPSKAEPYIDARVYQNWRWNYNTGGGQLLDWIGHHGDIAHWGLGFDLTGPSEIEGYGEFPPSNAAWNTATKYHIECKYRKEVTHYPVDVAMTISGGSPAIGMGTKWIGTDGWVWVDRSGFDASNPAWIKGDSLPEEIRKVKLYESPEHRRNFLDSVKSRKPTITPVETAHHSTLPGHLGLISMLVGRKIQWDVAQEKIMNDSAASELLSRPYRAPWRFPG
- a CDS encoding carboxypeptidase regulatory-like domain-containing protein, with amino-acid sequence MQDSLRGVHGPWTWNVVVSRILFGMILLSLAGCLVSATAFAQFRTSIQGVVTDPQGEVVPGATLTLKNMSTNETLIRTSSGSGVFNFNALPADHFSLVIESKGFKKKILNDLQLIPEQSNALNVQLEIGGATETITVDASQVPSLDTQTASIGGTITSNQIQHMPSFGRDVFQFVQLAPGVFGNGSQAAGGGTNNLPGTQGPGGTGAGAGIFQTENGPQSVANGGQYETNSISIDGISTVSAVWGGTTVITPNEDSVDNVKIVSNGYDAENGRFSGAQIQVTSKSGTNNFHGSFFFRANRPGLNAYQPYNGPGSLQPGTPAERGLLRDTQQFNQIGGSVGGPIWKDKIFAFFAYETIRLSASTTSTAWYETSAFDKLGPPNSISSQFLTFPGAGVSAAGMINETCANIGLVENVNCRTIPGQGLNLGSPLTSPLGTQDLTWTGSGNPGVGSGLTNVADIANFTTLNPTSTTEVQYNGRLDANVTQRDHASFAIYWVPVSTTNFNGPIRAYNLFHHDAINNAFAGIWNHTFSPSFLNEARANAAGWRWNEVNSNPQMPFGLPQAQIDQIGSIPSTGLITFGAPGPSVFNQWTYTYKDVATKVAGNHTLKFGGEVTRLYYLNESTGSARPNYNFYNIWAFLNDAPHFQGGTFDPLTGIPTAHRQDNRVTIYGFFIQDDWKVRHNLTVNAGLRYSYFGPLSTKQDNLNSVQFGSGSSMFTGMSIRIGGNLWSAQKGNFGPQLGFAWSPEIFHDRFVVRGGYGLNFNQEEIAISGNASSNPPSTVSPGFASQSPSNINPNIVYAVASDPHSLFGYPPNPHTVTTFNSVNLPTGGGVGVTAFPANLPTAYTHHYSLDTQYDLGHQLIATVGYYGSTARHIITNSDAYVLAAAQRIPLNPLVTNVNYFNNQGASNNNALQLGLKHSFSHQFMADAQFVWAKSMDDGSGPYQRDPYPYFQAYARGRSDYNVGKAFKLYALWQPVFFRGSHGWLEKVVGGWSLSGILNIHTGFPWTPVYNVPNINNQGNTLYFQGSGYSQLRPAAYLGGAGHDTSNGAFKSGPGVGNNQNKNFPLAGSGQPYFLAPTFTPAVAFPGTSSVPQSPGVARNSLTGPGYRDLDVSLAKAFGLPKLPVLGENAKFEFRADAFNFFNNLNFDPTSITNDIMLLNFGQAQRALGSRTVSLQARFSF
- a CDS encoding carboxypeptidase regulatory-like domain-containing protein: MNNASGVLGRRGLSRDLHQLCGTGRWVLPLIVVTFLLLSASLTHAQTTAQLTGIVQDASGAVIPGAQITLTDESTRTLRIVETNRQGLYAFPALVPGSYMVKVSAKGFQPKEITGITLHAGDERTVPAFALTVGSPDTTVVVEASGDLIPTDNGARTNVLDSKQIENLALAGRDTTELLKVLPGATTVSSGLTQNAPMYNDLNVSVQQSAIGNGININGAVNRGGTALLADGANIIDPGNMASSVSIVNPEMTSEVSVQASNFGADTPFGPVVVSTISKSGGERYHGEAYFNARNSALNANDWRSNHQGVAQGPQHYYYPGGNFGGPVPGTNKKLFFWGGYEKWLQNQGNSNVLTSYIPTPEMMAGDFSTDNADNLALCPNGFFATPKSSYPQGQWCGDLSGTVYADGSTANPTPAPYGSQGGNVGQKIPAQFIDSGAAALAKIWPKANANPATSVGNVNYYQPIPNLNNGWMYRVRVDYQLGENTKIYGSYQQAYDSQLAQGNGAHLYWTPGNAIPYPGGGESEAFSGKSLAGHFVHNFNATTTNDFMAAWAFGSFPFVQPNPSAAYRSTLGYTYGKVFQTASSNIPAYSSAGNFSFPDFSQASIFDNPPGKYAVRKEAPQFSNTLTKVWGAHTVKLGAFTQTTDNYQSTFSTNQDGSLTIRAGQSTNIITGNQLGSPQNPVANFTMGILSGYSENNSSPIADTAYQATAVFVSDNWRATKHLTLELGVRVEHIGHWYDRDHIGMAVFYPDRVLADYNGGKYAPGYYWHAIDAGVPLSGQPNRFAYVDPRLGLSYDLRGNGNTMIRGGWGAYRFVTQVNDVSAPLVTAQHVLSYNLPGQKNVMLSQLNQLAYKPCTSQCTSGTQTGFDPGDYGQPLTFAYNLTIDQRLKWNSVLDVAYVGSSTSQLSNNSEGIEGSNFAALADQNKTPLGAFFKPDPVTGVLSTNPENLGTNPNGTTGTSTGNKAADYHPYGYAYGTASALMNQSTAYTNYNGLQIAWIKTTGKLGYNLNATWSKTLGTSLQENPYDINRNYGPTSTDRPFVFNASYYYQTGRIGSSNQFVRGLLGGWTISGISTWQSGGYIPAALGNGVPNFGMGLTYTGLPATAKAQGIGSGIGSATYFGTDAPVPILPTLTCNPTSGLAHYQRVNGSCFAAPAVGTQGGQNYPYMSAAAYFNNDLAIYRSFHIPGREGQQVQFRASAFDWLNHPLPGYSSLTPLTLSYNVDYAGKAITPNYNTKTFGVMDSKTGSPYQRIIELNVKYFF
- a CDS encoding DUF1080 domain-containing protein, with amino-acid sequence MKSLLFATLIAATAPGLTQQPAAHRSVEQEAPGKPVAPKPQDTEVWEPVPKVVTPGSTDAAPPSDAIVLFDGKDLNEWVSAQDGTPARWIVANGVLTVNKAPGVGNIQTKRTFKNYQLHIEWKIPENVTGTDQARGNSGVFLASTGPGDAGYELQVLDSYNNKTYVNGQAGSIYKQGIPLVNPNRKPGEWQTYDVVWTAPTFNADDSLKTPANVTVFFNGVLVQNHFELKGQTLYIGQPFYKKYDTGPIKLQAHGDHSEPISFRNIWVRELN
- a CDS encoding GH39 family glycosyl hydrolase, encoding MRDRLTVRFLVLGVWILLVISPLSNLQAIGQEHIQIDATAPTTPFPHFWEQMFGSGRAILTLRESYREDLRAVKQVTDFRYVRFHAILHDEVGVYNEDGRGNPVYNFAYVDQIYDGLLKNGVRPFVEISFMPKKLAFNPDALHAFWYKQNVSPPKSIERWDDLMTHFAQHLVDRYGIDEVASWYFEVWNEPNIDFWGGVPRQRSYFELYDHTARDLKSVNPRLRVGGPATAAASWVDDFLKHAAANKVPVDFVSTHGYADDTVLDLFGTDEDIPMSERVCRAVEKVREQIHQSAMPQLPLYWTEWNVPGKMEARDTIYVGPAVANTVRQCDGKVEELSFWTFSDVFEEGGPIDRPFIGMFGLRAKGGINKPSYYGYGLLHQLGDRRIASTSKDIIVTKTKDGRLAIAAWNLVEPDQHGLVQTIEFTFRGIPEEANVTIQRVDEEHGNVLKHYAAMGKPLNPTPAQIEQLNRESALPDPERTKLQNGQLKLQLSPNALLLIKFDP